Within the Solibacillus silvestris genome, the region TATCCGTCATGTGCCAATTGTTAACAAAGAAAATGTGGTTGTGGGAATCATTACAGACCATGACTTGAAAAATGCTTTGCCTTCTCGATTGCGCGAAGAACCCGACTCTACGATTTATGATGCCCCAATCGAGAAAATCATGGTTAAAAATCCGATTGTCGGTCATCCGCTAGACTTCGTTGAAGAAGTGGCCATGACTTTTTATGATGCTAAAATCAGCTGTTTACCTATAGTTACTGCCGGCAAACTGGTCGGCATCGTTACGACGACTGATTTACTATATACTTACATCGAATTAACAGGCGCACATAAGCCCGGCTCTAAAATTGATATTCGGGTAAATGACAAACCTGGCATGCTTTTTGAAATTACAAAAGTATTTCACGAAAACAAGGCAAATGTATTAAGTGTACTCGTATATCCTGATGGTGAAAATGTGAAAACCCGAATTGTAAGTGTCCGTCTGCAAGTAATCAATCCGCTGCATATTATTGAAGATTTGCGAAAGCAAGGATACGATGTATTGTGGCCAAACTTACCTGGCGTCACATTATGAAAAAAGCTGTATTTATTTATTCACCAGAACAACTCACTTACAAATTTTCGGACACACACCCGTTTAACCATAAGCGATTACACTTAACGATAGATTTACTGAAAAATATTGGTGCACTTCAAGATGAGGATATTGTCCCTGCTCGAATTGCAACAGATGAAGAAATTGCGCTGGCTCATGATTTGCAGTATATAGAGATCGTAAAAAAGGCAGGCCATGGCGAGTTAACTGCCCAGCAAGGGGAACCATATGGTATTGGAACAGAAGATACCCCCATTTTTAAAAATATGCACGAAGCAAGCGCACTTTTAGTTGGCGGTACATTACAGGCTGTCGACCAGGTACTGCAGGGAAAAGCTCAGCATGCATTAAACTTGGGCGGTGGTCTCCATCACGGTTTCCGCGGAAAAGCATCCGGTTTTTGCATTTATAATGATAGCAGTGTAGCGATAAAATATATCCAGGAAAAGTACGGACTGCGTGTTTTATATGTAGATACTGATGCCCATCATGGAGACGGCGTTCAATGGTCCTTTTATGATGACCCGAATGTATGTACATTATCGATCCATGAGACCGGCCGCTATTTATTTCCGGGTACAGGCAATATAACAGAGCGCGGAAATGGTGAAGGTTACGGGACTTCTTTTAACTTCCCGATTGATGCATTTACGGAAGATGAGAGCTTTTTGGAAATTTACGAGCAGTCAATGCGGGAAGTATTTGAATTTTTCAAACCGGATGTCGTTTTGACACAAAATGGTGCAGATGCACATTATTTTGATCCGCTCACACATTTGTACGGCACAATGAATATTTATAAAGAAATACCGAAGCTTGCCCATAAATTGGCACATGAATATTGTGGCGGACGCTGGATTGCAGTTGGTGGCGGAGGCTATGATATTTGGCGGGTCGTCCCACGAGCATGGTCACATATTTGGACGGAGATGACCGATCAGCCTGCTCCGACTGGACCGTTGCCACAGCAATGGCTTGATAAATGGCAATCGGAATCACCTGTTCCGCTAATCCCGACATGGAATGATCCTCATCCTTTATATGATCCTATTCCGCGCAAAGCAGAAATTGAGGAAAAAAATATACGAATGCTTGAAAAAGCACTACATATTATTCGTACAGAAAAAAACCGTTCATAACATCTGCTTTGAAGTAACTATAAGGCTATAAATAAAACAAAGCGCCTGTCAGCTTTTGCCAGGCGCTTTTGTTATTTACTAGAACCACGCTTTTCTATGCGATGAGGTAAGATGACATGTTGCTGTTCAACTTCCTCTTTGTTCATATACTTCGTTAATAAG harbors:
- a CDS encoding acetoin utilization protein AcuB: MIVEEIMQREIHTLLPENTVRDAVRLMREENIRHVPIVNKENVVVGIITDHDLKNALPSRLREEPDSTIYDAPIEKIMVKNPIVGHPLDFVEEVAMTFYDAKISCLPIVTAGKLVGIVTTTDLLYTYIELTGAHKPGSKIDIRVNDKPGMLFEITKVFHENKANVLSVLVYPDGENVKTRIVSVRLQVINPLHIIEDLRKQGYDVLWPNLPGVTL
- a CDS encoding histone deacetylase — encoded protein: MKKAVFIYSPEQLTYKFSDTHPFNHKRLHLTIDLLKNIGALQDEDIVPARIATDEEIALAHDLQYIEIVKKAGHGELTAQQGEPYGIGTEDTPIFKNMHEASALLVGGTLQAVDQVLQGKAQHALNLGGGLHHGFRGKASGFCIYNDSSVAIKYIQEKYGLRVLYVDTDAHHGDGVQWSFYDDPNVCTLSIHETGRYLFPGTGNITERGNGEGYGTSFNFPIDAFTEDESFLEIYEQSMREVFEFFKPDVVLTQNGADAHYFDPLTHLYGTMNIYKEIPKLAHKLAHEYCGGRWIAVGGGGYDIWRVVPRAWSHIWTEMTDQPAPTGPLPQQWLDKWQSESPVPLIPTWNDPHPLYDPIPRKAEIEEKNIRMLEKALHIIRTEKNRS